The nucleotide sequence CTATTCGCCTCACTCCAGGCGAGGGCACAACCGCAACGCTTGATCCATACGAACCTATTCTGGATATCACCTACCCACAAAACACGATACCCTCTCCAACCGCTTCCTCGTCGGCGCTTGCCACATATATCGCAAGTCAGCTAAGGACCACGTTCGCCGAGGAACAGGCCACCATCTCGTACCTCCTCTCGACGAACTCGATGCCGTCGGAACACAGGCCGCTTGGATTATCGCCAGAAACCGCCGAAGCTCTTGCCAAGCGCACGACAAGATCCTTGAAATATGCGCCGACTTACCATCTTACCTTCTCTCTGTTTACAAGTGGGCCTCTACCAAGTAGCTGGGATATCGAGACCGCCATCGAAGAGTACATGAAGCCCGTGCTGGACGTCCTCTCGCCCATTCACAATTTCACGATCGATACCCAGGTGCAACTATACGCTTCACCTGGTGTTCAGAACCAAGTTCTCAACAAGGAGGATTTGTCCTCTTTCATCAACGCCGCAGAATGGCCACTGTCGCCCTCCATCGGTGGTGCGCCAACCATCAACTTCATTGTGTTTGTGGGGAACCAAACCATTGCGTCCCCTTCGCAGGAGGCTGCGCCGACCTCCCATTCATGGCTGATCCCCCAATGGGGCACCGTCTTTCTGCTGTCCCTCCCTGGCGACACCACCCACGTCGCGGCCGCCACCCTCAAGCAGCCCCTTTTGACATTCACTTCTCACCTCTTGTCACTCACCGGCACCCCTGAGTCAGGTTCTCTACCCCTGCgcctctccaccctcgcgCGTATCCGGTCTGCCGACCTGCTCCTCCGTGCCTCGTCTACCCTTGGATCTCTCGCCCGTCTTGCCATGGCTCTTCCCTCCATCTCAATCCCGAGTAGCGTCGCAGACGGCGTCACAAAGACCATGTCGCACTTGCGCCTCGCTTGCGACAACCTAGGCGGCACTGAAGGACTGGCTCACGCGCGGATTGCAGGGGCTGAGGCGGAAAGGGCGTTTTTCGAGAAGAGCATGGTTGGGCAGTTGTATTTCCCTGACGAGCACAAGATTGCTGTTTACCTGCCGCTATTGGGGCCGGTGGCGGTGCCGTTGGTTATGGGGTTAATTAACGAGATTAAGgcttggaggaagaggaggagggagagggctgagaagggggctgagaagaagggggagtaAGTAAATTATGGGGATAGCGAGCATGTTTTTCTGTGTTGCTGTTATTTCGTTGTTTTGAGCATGCATTGTAGGAATGGAATGGCATAAAAATATGATGGCTGTAGGATGTTGTGTATATGGACTTGTGTAGTGTTGAGGGGAAAGATATTAGAGTTCTGGGCAACTGATACTGTTTGGACAGTAGCTGCACTGATGTGTGGAAGTTCTTAGTCGAAAATTGCCGAAGCGGGTTTAGCTCAGTTGGGAGAGCGTCAGACTGAAGTTAACTTCAGGAAGTCAATCTGAAGGTCGTGTGTTCGATCCACACAAACCGCATCTTTTGCCATTTCTCCAAAACTGATTGGGATTTTTCACTTTTGTATTGTTCAATATTTTTATGATTTTGGAAGTTCATACATACTTTGCCTTTTCAGCGTGAACGTGGCGCAATGGTTGACACGCAACCCGGTAGTAGGGTaggggttgttgctgaagGAGATGAAATATTGGCCATCAGCACCAAACTTTCATAACAGCACATTCTTGCCCAAACCgtcacatacgaccatagacagctgaaaatacggcatcccgtccgctctgcccGAGTCAAACAGCTGATCGCCagactagtactcaggtgggtgaccactggggaatccctggtgttgtatgttttttgGTAGCTTCTGTCTCAGCTTAATGCCGGGTGAGGACTTTGGTAGGAGGTTACTGATCAGGTCTTTGCTTATCTGGTTCATGTTGATCTTTTGAGGAGGTAGTTCAAGGCTATAAATCAACTACCTATCCTAACCATCTGTATTTGGGAATCACATAGTTGCTGTCTACCTCTTTACCCTTTTGCTTGCATCTTGAAATACTATCCAATAAACTATCTAGGTACGCTTACTTGACGCAGGTCTATTGATAGCAGTTGAACCCATACGTCTTTTCAATAAAACTTTTAAAATCCCCACTCCAAACAACTCGAAAGCAATCCACAgtccccaaccctctcagGCTTGACCACACAGCAGATACTCATGCCGTCCCCTCAAGCCTCCTCTGCTTAATAAACAACGCCAACACAAACGCCGacgcagaaaagaaaaacgacACCGCGTGactccaccacaacccgTCCACATAACTCTCAACCACCGCTTTttgcaccacccccctcgcccTATCAACATAATCCACATCTGACACCGTCTCAGCAATAACCTTTGCAatctccaccgccccaaACCCAAGTCCGGCAAGCCTATTGAACAGAGTCCTTCTCAGAGCAGCCTTCATAACCGCATTCGACACTGAGAGTCCCATTGTCAAAGCGATGGTGCTAGAGAGATACATGAACGAGATCGAAGGTGCCGCGTGGGCGGGGTCGACGACGGCTTGAAGGGAGATGAACACGGCTGACTGGGCGATGCCGGTTCCGAAGCCGCTGGGAAAGATGTAGAGGGATTCCCAGACGTTGGTGTTGCCATGCCAGCGGAgcatgaggaggaggtaggagagggaggagaaggtgacagcgaggatgatgagggccTTGTAGCGGCCGGAGCGTTTGATGAGGATGCCGGAGAGGACGCCGCCGATGGCGTTTCCTGCTACGGCTGGGACCAGGTGGGCACCggctgaggaggcggaggagcgGGAGGTGATTTGGAAGTAGAGGGGGACGGAGAACATGAGCTGGGTGAAGTGTTAGTGATTTTTATACCTGAATGGTTTCAGGAAAACTTACTCCAAGCTGGGCGGCTGTTTGAAGTCCCAAAATCAGGTAGGAAATAACGGCATCCCGCTGATGAAAGATCTCCAGTGGCAGAATCGGCTCCTCTTGGCGTTTTTCGACTGCAACAAAAACAGCAATGAGCACAAAGCTGAAGCTAATGAGACTAATCGTGATGGGAGATGACCAGGGTAGCTTGACACCGCCTAGCTCGATGGGTGTGAGTAGGGCGAGGATCATAAAGGCGAAGATGAAGGACCCCTTGAAGTCGATCCGGCTGAACTCGGATTTGCGGATTTCGGCCTCGGCACTGCTGGTCGAGACAGCATCCGAGGTTGGCTCAGTGTGGCTCGGCAGATAGATTGcaacgaggatgatggcgccgaggatgatggggactTGCCCGAAGAAAGACCAGCGCCATCCGATTACATCCACGAGCCAGCCGCCGAGAGGACCGCCGATAGATCGACCAAATGTAGCCACTAGATTGACGTAGGCGCGCCATTGAGCGACCTCTCGGATGGGAAGGAGATCTATTTGTTGTTAGTGATTGTGGTCAAAGCTTCCGGCTGTGCACCATTCCTACCAGTGATCAAGATTGACACCAGCGAAGCCATGCCAGAGGCGCCAGCCCCTGAAATGACTCGGCCAAGAATGACCTGGCCCATTGTCTGGCCGATGCCCCTGTTTGTTTTCAGTATTTATTTATCTCTTCTGCCGGAAAACAGCAAACTCACACAATAAAACTGCAGATGGTCAGCTATTGCTTCTTCTTAACAAACAGTCGGGATTTCAACTTACCAACCAAAAACGAAAATGGCATAGGCAAAAATGACGAGCGTCTTTCTGCCGTAGATATCACTCAACTTTCCGTAGAGTGTCTGCGTTGCCGCGCCGGTGATGGCAAAACCGGTGATCAGCCATGTCGAGTTGCCCAAGTCGTTGAACTCGGAGGCAATGTTGGAGTGCGTGGCCAGCAGGATGGAGCCGTCGCAGTGAGCAACAAAAATGCCTGAAGATTTTGAGTCTCAGCGTCATGAGTTTTCTTTGAAttgggaaggaaaggaagggACGAACCGATGAGCAGGACTGAAATGATGCGAGCCACCTGTGTTCTCGAGATGCCAGTCGCAATCTCCCCGCTGCGCACACTTTCTTCATCCACGCCGACCTTTTTCACAACACACCCATTCTCACTGATTGGAAGCGCCTCAGAGTTTGGCGGCGTCTCAATGATAACTGGCACATTGCTGAGAAGGGGCGACTGCTCGGTTGGTTGGCCACCTGCTGGGTCTGAAATTCGTGCCATGGTTGCTCCACCAAACAATGGACTGCAACTGATCAGTTTTGTCGATGCAGTTATCACAAGGTTTTCCCAACAAGAAAATCAATCGCGCTTCTGCCTTCAGCTCGTGGCCGGCCTCGGCCAAAAATTCGAAATAGTCGTCCCCGGAAACAAAGACTTATCGCCGGCCGGTGTAGTACAGCTCAGGCGATCACGACATACAAAAGGCAATGTCGCAAGGCTCGTTTGGTGGCATTTACCCCATCTTCAGGGGCTCTGCGAACTGCTAGTGCAGCTGCAAGCATGTTTGACAACACCACACGAAGCCATCCGGGATGTGggggtcggtggtggttaACAGCGAGTATTGGTCTTTGCAATTGCCGCGAACTATTACGCAATCAACAAGGCAGAGCTAAGAACCATTCCTCGGCAACCTCACAATCACCGGTCCACCGGTCTGGTGCTAATCAAAGAAATGATAAATATGAATCAAAATGTCTCTCCATGCTTCTTGGATATCTGTCACCTCATCAGCCTCTTTGCATTGGCCCCCGAAGTGACTTGTCGCCATGCGTTTCTCAGGAGCTGCACTTGCAGCAGGTCTGCAATTGCCCACGGCGGCTTTGGCCAGCCATGGCAGCCAAAAGCCGTTGGGAGATGACCGGCTGGACAGCACACCGGCAACCAAGGGGGGCAAGCAACCAAATATTGTCTTCATCCTGACCGATGACCAAGATTTGCACATGAACTCCCTCGACTATGTCCCCCTGATCAAGAAGCACCTTCTCGACGAGGGCACCCTCTACAAGCGCCACTACTGCACCACAGCCATCTGCTGCCCCGCCAGAGTATCTCTCTTGACCGGCCAGCAAGCTCACAACACCAATGTCACCGATGTCAACCCTCCACATGGTAAGATTCCTCTCACTACGCTGCGCCGGGCACAAGCTTACCAGGTATCCCAGGTGGCTATCCCAAGTTCATCAATCAAGGGTTGAACAACAACTACCTCCCAATCTGGCTTCAGGAGGCCGGCTACAACACCTACTACACCGGCAAGCTGTTCAACGCCCACACTGTCGAGAACTACAACTCGCCCTACCCGGCCGGCTGGAACGGCTCCGACTTTCTCCTGGACCCATACACCTACAACTAtctcaactcctccttccaaCGGAACCAGGACCCCCCCAAGAGCTACGAGGGATTCCACTCTGTCGACGTCCTCGCGGAGAAGTCCCTCGGCTTTGTCGACGAAGCCGTCAGAGCCGACggccccttcttcctcggcatcgCCCCCGTCGCTCCCCACAGCAACGTCGAGTCGAACACTCTGGGGGATGACATGGGCGACGACTGGGGCAA is from Podospora pseudopauciseta strain CBS 411.78 chromosome 5 map unlocalized CBS411.78m_5.2, whole genome shotgun sequence and encodes:
- the GPI17 gene encoding GPI transamidase component (COG:M; COG:O; EggNog:ENOG503NYTX; BUSCO:EOG092635DF) translates to MSAQPLPSNDNDVSIATISPKKEAPTSSKKLPPPEKPTDVRRRSHVILSFWLIVLLLGLPIWWKTTTIYRADLPLEDMLEWADGKACRPVFPLRISIQATSLQDQEAQNLLRLTQHALDDLNDFAGHHLRLQMGDEKQDSADNGSALTIRLTPGEGTTATLDPYEPILDITYPQNTIPSPTASSSALATYIASQLRTTFAEEQATISYLLSTNSMPSEHRPLGLSPETAEALAKRTTRSLKYAPTYHLTFSLFTSGPLPSSWDIETAIEEYMKPVLDVLSPIHNFTIDTQVQLYASPGVQNQVLNKEDLSSFINAAEWPLSPSIGGAPTINFIVFVGNQTIASPSQEAAPTSHSWLIPQWGTVFLLSLPGDTTHVAAATLKQPLLTFTSHLLSLTGTPESGSLPLRLSTLARIRSADLLLRASSTLGSLARLAMALPSISIPSSVADGVTKTMSHLRLACDNLGGTEGLAHARIAGAEAERAFFEKSMVGQLYFPDEHKIAVYLPLLGPVAVPLVMGLINEIKAWRKRRRERAEKGAEKKGE
- a CDS encoding uncharacterized protein (COG:U; EggNog:ENOG503NUNF), which encodes MARISDPAGGQPTEQSPLLSNVPVIIETPPNSEALPISENGCVVKKVGVDEESVRSGEIATGISRTQVARIISVLLIGIFVAHCDGSILLATHSNIASEFNDLGNSTWLITGFAITGAATQTLYGKLSDIYGRKTLVIFAYAIFVFGCFIVGIGQTMGQVILGRVISGAGASGMASLVSILITDLLPIREVAQWRAYVNLVATFGRSIGGPLGGWLVDVIGWRWSFFGQVPIILGAIILVAIYLPSHTEPTSDAVSTSSAEAEIRKSEFSRIDFKGSFIFAFMILALLTPIELGGVKLPWSSPITISLISFSFVLIAVFVAVEKRQEEPILPLEIFHQRDAVISYLILGLQTAAQLGLMFSVPLYFQITSRSSASSAGAHLVPAVAGNAIGGVLSGILIKRSGRYKALIILAVTFSSLSYLLLMLRWHGNTNVWESLYIFPSGFGTGIAQSAVFISLQAVVDPAHAAPSISFMYLSSTIALTMGLSVSNAVMKAALRRTLFNRLAGLGFGAVEIAKVIAETVSDVDYVDRARGVVQKAVVESYVDGLWWSHAVSFFFSASAFVLALFIKQRRLEGTA